The Candidatus Methylomirabilota bacterium DNA segment CCAGGAACCGGACCGCGGTGCCGGCGGCCCCGACCCGGAGGCCGAGCGGGAGCGCGAGAGCCAGCAGAACGAAGCAGGCGGCCCAGCCGGCGGCGAGCCGCCCGCCCGGCCGCCTCGGGACCGCCGTGAGCCACCCGGTCACGCCGGTATCATATCGCCCGCACGGGGAGGGACGCCGTGGCGCACGACACCGTGATCGCGTTCATCGGCGTGCCGTACGACGGGGCCGCCACCCTCGGCTGGCCCGGCGCGCGATACGCCCCGGCCGAGGTCCGTCGGCACCTCGGCTGGATGACGATGCGGGTCCAGAACCGCGCGATCTACTCGATCGACGAGGACCGCATCGTCCCCTTCGACCCGGCGCAGCTCGTGGACGCCGGGGATGCCGCGGTGGTTCCCCACGATCTCGGGGCCACCCTCGCCGCCGCCCGGGCCAAGACCCGGGCGGAGACCGCGGCGGGCCGCATCCCGGTCGTGGTGGGCGGAGACGACTCGATCCTCTTCGCGGCCGTCGCCGGCTGCCACGACGGGATCGAGGAGACGGGCGGCTCACTGGCCGTCGTGCACTTCGACGCGCACCTGGACCTGCTCGACGAGTCGCCGGCGCAGGGGCGCTACAGCCAGTCGAGCGGGATGCGCCGCGCCCTCGAGCTCCCCCGGGTGGCGCCGGGCCACTCGGTCCAGGTCGGCACCCGGAACTTCAACTTTCCGTCCTCCAAGCGCTTCATCGACGCCGTCGGGC contains these protein-coding regions:
- a CDS encoding arginase family protein — protein: MAHDTVIAFIGVPYDGAATLGWPGARYAPAEVRRHLGWMTMRVQNRAIYSIDEDRIVPFDPAQLVDAGDAAVVPHDLGATLAAARAKTRAETAAGRIPVVVGGDDSILFAAVAGCHDGIEETGGSLAVVHFDAHLDLLDESPAQGRYSQSSGMRRALELPRVAPGHSVQVGTRNFNFPSSKRFIDAVGLTELPARAVLRHGTDWTLARIRERIAGADHVFVSVDMDVLDPAHAPGVGWHEPGGLTSRELIDLVVSLAPLTRGFALNEVNPMTDHRAQTSILAANLVFQFAVAAAGRP